Within the Oceanivirga salmonicida genome, the region TGGTGGAGCATGGAGATGGACAGGTTATACACCGCATCATAGCAAAACTAAATTGACTTTAAATGCTTCTATGAGTGCGTGTGTTGAAGAAAATATAAAAGAAGTTTTAATAACATCATGGGCTGATGACGGTACAGAATCACCTGTATTTAATGAATATTTAGGTTGTTTAATAGCTGCAGATAAATCATATAATGATAATAGTTATGAAAAAGATTGTATTAAATATATAGGAATAGATATAAAAGATTATATGTCTACTGAAAAATTAGATTTTGTTGAAAATACAGATAAAGATTATACACCAAGTAAATATTTCTTTTATGAGGATTTACTTATGAGTAAATTTGTGTATCATAACTCTAAAATTAAAGAAGATTTAACTATAAAATATGTAGAATATGAAGAATTGTATAAAAATTTAGAAAATAAATATAATGATAATGAATTATTAAAAACTTATTTCGCATTTTATAATAAATATGCCAAAATATTAAAATATAAATGGAATTTAAGCACTATAATATATGAAGCATATAATAAAAATGATAAAGAAACTTTAAAAAAATGTATTACTAAGATAGATAAATTAATAGAAATATTACCAGAATTGCAAATAATTAGAAAAAAATTATGGTATATAGAAAACAAAAGATACGGGTTAGAAGTTTTAGAACAAAGATTTGGTGGAATGCTTTTAAGATTTATAAGTGTTAAACAAGATTTATTGTCATATATTAAATCTGATATAAAAATAGATGAATTAGATGAAAAAAGATTAGCGCTTGATGAAATGTTTGAAGGACAATCTTTTATACATTATAACAGAGCACAACGTATGGTAAGTGCAAGTAAAATGATATGGTGAGAAAATGAATAAATTCTTAAAAAAGGATATGTTTAGAGTTTTAAAAGTAATAGGAGTATCTTTGATAACCTATTACTTAACTCTTTACCCTGTTAATAAGGTCGGAGAAATAATAGATAGATTAGGTAAAAATAATATAGATAAAACAGAATTCACTTATCAAGTAATTTATTTATTTGGTATGGCTATTTTGTTGTACTTAGTATTTTATTTTAAAGAATGGTATATTTTTATAGGAGAATATGAAGCTCAAAATGATATAGGACTTTTAGCCCTAGATAAGGTATATAACAAAACATCAGAATTTTTTAATAAAATTCATATATCAAAAGTAATTAGTATAATTATAAATGATATAACAAGTTATATTTCTTTATTTTTTTCATTAGGGCTTTTATTTTTTGTAGAAGGAGTTATATATAATATAATATTAACTATGGTTATACTATATAAATCTAATTTTATATTAACTTTTCTAATTATAATTCCATACTTATTACAAAGTCTTTTTATAATCTTTAAAAGAAAAAAACAGTCAAAAGATTATAAAATAATGATAGAAAGTTTAGATAATATAGTAGATAGTACCCTAGAATTTATTAAAGGAATTAGAGTTATTAGGGCCTATAATATGGTTGAAGTGGTGAGAGAAAAATTTATAATAAATATAAATAATTATGCTGATAATTTATTAGTATATGTTTTGAATTATGCCATATTACAACCATTAATTTTAGTGTCAAAATCATTTTCATATTTAGCATTAGTAATTTATGGTTATTATCTAGTTAGTATTGGAGAAACAAGTATAGGAAATTTAGTATCTATATCAATAATTACAGCCATGTTATCTTGGCCTTATGCTGCATTATCTGAACTTATTTTAAGAATTATAGAGTTAAAAGGAGCTGTAAAAAGAGCAAAACAAATATTAGTAGAAAAAGAGAATAATGTATCAAAAAAAGAATTAAAAAAATTTAAATTTGATGAAAAAATCATTATAAAAAATTTAACTTA harbors:
- a CDS encoding ABC transporter ATP-binding protein, with amino-acid sequence MNKFLKKDMFRVLKVIGVSLITYYLTLYPVNKVGEIIDRLGKNNIDKTEFTYQVIYLFGMAILLYLVFYFKEWYIFIGEYEAQNDIGLLALDKVYNKTSEFFNKIHISKVISIIINDITSYISLFFSLGLLFFVEGVIYNIILTMVILYKSNFILTFLIIIPYLLQSLFIIFKRKKQSKDYKIMIESLDNIVDSTLEFIKGIRVIRAYNMVEVVREKFIININNYADNLLVYVLNYAILQPLILVSKSFSYLALVIYGYYLVSIGETSIGNLVSISIITAMLSWPYAALSELILRIIELKGAVKRAKQILVEKENNVSKKELKKFKFDEKIIIKNLTYEVSGKKVLDDINLEIKKGQTVAIVGKTGSGKTTLIKVLLSILEATKGEIYIDDNEIKKYNIKDIRNNISYVPQQYMLFSKSIKENILFYSDLENRLDEVIKIVDLEKDISKLDKGLDTHIGENGLSLSGGQKQRIQIARALIREPEILILDDSFSAIDTNTEKKILNNINSVRKEKTNIIISHKISVIKNADIIFVMSNGKIVDKGKHTELINKSGWYKQLYEHQYLVGDKNE